One region of Longimicrobium sp. genomic DNA includes:
- a CDS encoding amidohydrolase family protein — MIVDCHTHLNRYFDEQPTSLDERYAQLRSEMDANRIDFALVLSSYKVNEDRPSTAEILRLVEDDPRIGVAAGVSFYDLGEESLAELRGLLGSGRVHALKLYPGYQAFYVYDPQLRGVYDLAAEFGVPVMIHTGDTYDRLGKLKYTHPLTIDEAAVDFREVNFVVCHMGNPWLMDAAEVIYKNENVMGDISGFTLGAFEERFERLMIDKVRDVVAYANGTSGLLYGTDWPICDMASYLRFVEKLGLSEEESENLLWKNAARLFRIGLAGDAHA, encoded by the coding sequence GTGATCGTAGACTGCCACACCCATCTGAACCGCTACTTCGACGAGCAGCCTACCTCCCTCGACGAGCGCTACGCGCAGCTGCGCTCCGAGATGGACGCGAACAGGATCGACTTCGCGCTCGTGCTTTCCAGCTACAAGGTCAACGAAGACCGCCCCTCCACCGCCGAGATCCTGCGGCTGGTGGAGGACGACCCGCGCATCGGGGTGGCGGCGGGGGTCAGCTTCTACGACCTGGGCGAGGAGAGCCTGGCGGAGCTGCGCGGGCTGCTGGGGAGTGGGCGGGTGCACGCGCTCAAGCTGTATCCGGGGTACCAGGCGTTCTACGTGTACGATCCGCAGCTTCGCGGGGTGTACGACCTGGCGGCGGAGTTCGGCGTGCCCGTGATGATCCACACCGGCGACACCTACGACCGGCTGGGGAAGCTCAAGTACACGCACCCGCTCACCATCGACGAGGCGGCGGTCGACTTCCGCGAGGTCAACTTCGTCGTCTGCCACATGGGGAATCCCTGGCTGATGGACGCGGCCGAGGTGATCTACAAGAACGAGAACGTGATGGGAGACATTTCGGGCTTCACCCTGGGCGCCTTCGAGGAGCGCTTCGAGCGGCTGATGATCGACAAGGTGCGCGACGTGGTGGCGTACGCCAACGGCACCAGCGGCCTCCTCTACGGCACCGACTGGCCGATCTGCGACATGGCGAGCTACCTGCGCTTCGTGGAGAAGCTGGGGCTGAGCGAGGAGGAGTCCGAGAACCTGCTCTGGAAGAACGCCGCGCGCCTCTTCCGCATCGGACTCGCGGGTGACGCACATGCGTGA
- a CDS encoding FeoA family protein, whose translation MLKRIFGRRDKAPAAAACGGCPLAACATGCKAAVLRMDCEHGEAHRLRGMGLFEGSMVRVLDSRNGMLLEVKGCKLALGQSLATSIQVLPVG comes from the coding sequence ATGCTGAAGCGTATCTTTGGTCGCAGGGACAAGGCGCCGGCCGCGGCCGCGTGCGGCGGGTGTCCGCTGGCGGCGTGCGCCACCGGGTGCAAGGCCGCCGTCCTGCGCATGGACTGCGAGCATGGCGAGGCGCACCGGCTGCGCGGGATGGGGCTCTTCGAGGGCTCCATGGTCCGCGTGCTGGACTCGCGCAACGGGATGCTGCTGGAGGTGAAGGGGTGCAAGCTGGCGCTGGGGCAGTCGCTCGCGACGTCCATCCAGGTCCTTCCGGTCGGCTGA
- the feoB gene encoding ferrous iron transport protein B — protein MEAIQAGGTLAAPPAPSPALAAREGALHVALIGNPNTGKSTLFNALTGMRQRVGNYSGVTVERVEGRYRDADGHFVTVLDLPGTYSLSASSPDEEIALSVLLGRAPGADAPDVVVVVLDAQNLERNLFLATQVLELGLPTVVALNQVDAATAAGLRIDLVELTLELGAPVVATVATRGEGLELLKQAVAKAPGLPRPGRRFELPSEAAAALEPVEAALVQGGLSPSAAGMEALRLLAVRQAGRHLAGIAGLAEAVERAHDEIEAAGLSARSLEAEVRYAWIADVTDRVVTRAGGEERTLTDRIDAVALHRVAGPLLFVVMMGLVFQSIFTWAEPLIGIVEGLVGGLGAWVGSILPPGDLNSLVVDGAIAGVGSVLVFLPQIVILFLFIGFLEDTGYMARAAFIMDRFMRSVGLHGRSFIPLLSGYACAVPGVMSTRTIESPKDRLATILVLPLMSCSARIPIYALLIGTFIPPIAVAGVFNLQGLTLLAMYLLGTLTALGVAAIFKRTLMRGKARPMIMELPPYRIPNPRSLFLSVAHRSSMFVKRAGTVILALSIVLWALATYPRTEAPAGASEHAAQEAQLAGSTLGMLGHAIEPAVRPLGYDWKIGVGIVSSFAAREVFVASMGTIYGVGAADEGSTSLREKLRAERHEGSGALVYTPLVAVGLMVFYVYAMMCMSTAAVVVRETGGGWVGLGWAGFQFVYMLALAYLSALLVYQGGRALGLG, from the coding sequence ATGGAAGCGATCCAAGCCGGCGGCACGCTCGCCGCACCCCCCGCACCCTCGCCCGCCCTCGCCGCGCGCGAGGGTGCGCTGCATGTGGCGCTCATCGGCAACCCGAACACGGGGAAGAGCACGCTCTTCAACGCGCTCACCGGGATGCGCCAGCGCGTGGGCAACTACTCCGGCGTCACCGTGGAGCGGGTGGAGGGTCGCTACCGCGACGCGGACGGGCACTTCGTCACGGTGCTGGACCTTCCCGGCACCTACTCGCTGAGCGCGTCGTCGCCGGACGAGGAGATCGCGCTGAGTGTGCTGCTGGGCCGCGCGCCCGGCGCCGACGCGCCCGACGTGGTGGTGGTGGTGCTGGACGCGCAGAACCTGGAGCGCAACCTCTTTCTCGCCACGCAGGTGCTGGAGCTGGGGCTGCCGACCGTGGTGGCGCTGAACCAGGTGGACGCGGCGACGGCGGCCGGGCTGCGCATCGACCTGGTGGAGCTCACGCTGGAGCTGGGCGCGCCCGTGGTCGCCACCGTGGCCACGCGCGGCGAAGGGCTGGAGCTGCTCAAGCAGGCGGTGGCGAAGGCGCCCGGGCTCCCCCGCCCCGGGCGCCGCTTCGAGCTTCCCTCCGAAGCGGCCGCCGCGCTGGAGCCGGTGGAGGCCGCGCTGGTGCAGGGCGGGCTCTCCCCCTCCGCTGCGGGGATGGAGGCGCTGCGCCTGCTGGCGGTGCGGCAGGCGGGTCGGCACCTGGCGGGGATCGCGGGGCTGGCGGAGGCGGTGGAGCGCGCGCACGACGAGATCGAGGCGGCGGGGCTTTCCGCGCGCAGCCTGGAGGCCGAGGTGCGCTACGCCTGGATCGCCGACGTCACGGACCGCGTCGTCACGCGCGCCGGCGGCGAGGAGCGCACGCTCACCGACCGCATCGACGCGGTGGCGCTGCACAGGGTGGCCGGGCCGCTGCTCTTCGTGGTGATGATGGGGCTCGTCTTCCAGTCGATCTTCACCTGGGCCGAGCCGCTGATCGGGATCGTCGAAGGACTGGTCGGGGGGCTGGGCGCGTGGGTGGGATCGATCCTTCCCCCCGGCGACCTCAACTCGCTTGTGGTGGACGGCGCCATCGCGGGGGTGGGCTCCGTGCTCGTCTTCCTCCCGCAGATCGTCATCCTCTTCCTCTTCATCGGCTTCCTGGAAGACACCGGGTACATGGCGCGCGCCGCCTTCATCATGGACCGCTTCATGAGGAGCGTGGGGCTGCACGGACGGTCGTTCATCCCGCTCCTCTCGGGCTACGCCTGCGCGGTGCCGGGGGTGATGTCCACGCGCACCATCGAGAGCCCCAAGGACCGCCTCGCGACCATCCTGGTGCTGCCGCTGATGAGCTGTTCGGCGCGCATCCCCATCTACGCGCTCCTGATCGGCACCTTCATCCCGCCCATCGCCGTCGCGGGCGTGTTCAACCTGCAGGGGCTCACGCTGCTGGCGATGTACCTGCTGGGGACGCTGACCGCGCTGGGCGTGGCGGCGATCTTCAAGCGGACGCTGATGCGGGGGAAGGCGCGGCCCATGATCATGGAGCTGCCGCCGTACCGCATCCCCAACCCGCGCTCGCTCTTCCTGTCGGTCGCGCACCGCTCCAGCATGTTCGTGAAGCGCGCCGGCACGGTGATCCTGGCGCTCTCCATCGTCCTCTGGGCGCTGGCGACGTACCCGCGGACGGAAGCTCCGGCCGGGGCGAGCGAGCATGCGGCGCAGGAGGCACAGCTCGCCGGGAGCACGCTGGGGATGCTGGGCCACGCCATCGAGCCCGCCGTGCGGCCGCTGGGCTACGACTGGAAGATCGGCGTGGGGATCGTCTCGTCGTTCGCCGCGCGCGAGGTGTTCGTGGCCAGCATGGGCACCATCTACGGCGTGGGCGCGGCGGACGAGGGCTCCACCTCCCTTCGCGAGAAGCTGCGCGCCGAGCGGCACGAGGGGAGCGGTGCGCTGGTGTACACGCCTCTGGTGGCGGTGGGGCTGATGGTCTTCTACGTGTACGCCATGATGTGCATGAGCACCGCCGCCGTCGTCGTGCGCGAGACGGGCGGCGGGTGGGTGGGCCTGGGATGGGCCGGCTTCCAGTTCGTCTACATGCTCGCGCTGGCGTACCTTTCCGCCCTTCTGGTGTACCAGGGCGGACGTGCGCTGGGCCTCGGATGA
- a CDS encoding DUF433 domain-containing protein, translating to MNYLERITIEPDKRGGKPCIRGMRITVYDVLDYLASGMTEAEILADFPYLEAEDIRASLAFAADIQRKLMAVPSL from the coding sequence ATGAATTACCTTGAGCGCATCACCATCGAACCCGACAAGCGCGGGGGCAAGCCGTGCATCCGCGGCATGCGGATCACCGTGTACGACGTCCTCGACTACCTGGCTTCCGGAATGACGGAGGCTGAGATCCTCGCGGACTTTCCGTATCTCGAAGCGGAAGACATCCGCGCCTCGCTGGCATTCGCGGCGGACATCCAGCGGAAGCTGATGGCGGTGCCGAGTCTGTGA
- a CDS encoding ATP-binding cassette domain-containing protein: MNHTLLLEGVSKRYSGHTAVDDLSLAVPPGTIYGILGPNGAGKSTTLRMVMNIIIRDSGTISLLGADPEKDRSVLRRVGFLPEERGLYKKMTVLDVIVFFAQIKGVEVKQARAEAGRWLERMSLGDWRGARVETLSKGMQQKVQFIATVIHQPELLILDEPQSGLDPVNQEVLRDTILQHRKDGKTVIFSTHNMEQAEQLCEHVCIIAQGRKVLDGRLRDIRRENVGNAYRVQFDGESPAAEAFMAAGRFGAAARDGEEWRLELAPGTDTRALIAALNDLDAPLVRFQREEPSLHDIFVSRVAGAAQTRRVEAAHV; encoded by the coding sequence ATGAACCACACACTGCTGCTGGAAGGCGTTTCCAAGCGCTATTCCGGGCACACCGCGGTCGATGACCTGTCGCTGGCGGTGCCGCCGGGGACCATCTACGGAATCCTGGGGCCCAACGGCGCCGGGAAGTCCACCACGCTGCGCATGGTGATGAACATCATCATCCGCGACTCCGGCACCATCTCGCTGCTCGGCGCCGATCCGGAAAAGGATCGCTCGGTGCTGCGCCGCGTCGGGTTCCTGCCCGAGGAGCGGGGACTCTACAAGAAGATGACCGTGCTGGACGTGATCGTGTTCTTTGCGCAGATCAAGGGCGTCGAGGTGAAGCAGGCGCGCGCGGAGGCCGGGCGCTGGCTGGAGCGCATGAGCCTGGGCGACTGGCGCGGCGCCAGGGTGGAGACGCTCTCCAAGGGGATGCAGCAAAAGGTGCAGTTCATCGCCACCGTGATCCACCAGCCCGAGCTCCTCATCCTGGACGAGCCGCAGTCGGGGCTCGACCCGGTCAACCAGGAGGTGCTGCGCGACACCATCCTGCAACACCGCAAGGACGGCAAGACGGTCATCTTCAGCACGCACAACATGGAGCAGGCGGAGCAGCTCTGCGAGCACGTCTGCATCATCGCGCAGGGGCGCAAGGTGCTGGACGGGCGGCTGCGCGACATCCGCCGCGAGAACGTTGGGAACGCGTACCGCGTGCAGTTCGACGGCGAGTCGCCCGCGGCGGAGGCGTTCATGGCGGCCGGGCGCTTCGGCGCGGCGGCGCGCGATGGGGAGGAGTGGAGGCTAGAGCTGGCGCCCGGGACCGATACGCGCGCCCTGATCGCCGCCCTCAACGACCTGGACGCGCCGCTCGTCCGCTTTCAGCGCGAGGAGCCCTCGCTCCACGACATCTTCGTCAGCCGCGTGGCCGGTGCCGCGCAGACCCGCCGCGTAGAGGCAGCCCATGTCTAA
- a CDS encoding ABC transporter permease: MSNVWIVLKREFMERVKTKSFLLATFLFPIFIIGLNVLPHLMGSEESVRHLVVVDEAPEGVARMVVASLSTPAAEREGRGYRLDVVRQPLAQVQAGLRERITSKEIDGYIHLPADVVTSSQVAYRARNVSNLDVMGDIRRAASQAVQETRLRTAGLRANDVRALLRPVEVSTARVTATGEEGGSAIVTFFAAYAMAMLMWLMVFLYGVNVMRSVLEEKTNRIVEVLVSSMKASDLMMGKILGVGLVALLQVAIWVVLIATGLTIAGQRLKSGGAASIMAGLKLTPQAGITLLSFFVLGFFLYAAVFAAIGAAVTTDQEGQQFQTFAMVPLMLPVLFFPKVIGDPLGTTATVLGLVPFTAPVANAMRLGSTEIPVTQVIASLVMLALTTVLVVWIAGKIYRFGILSTGKKASLADIGRWMRAA, encoded by the coding sequence ATGTCTAACGTCTGGATCGTACTGAAGCGCGAGTTCATGGAGCGGGTGAAGACCAAGAGCTTCCTCCTCGCCACCTTTCTCTTCCCCATCTTCATCATCGGCCTCAACGTCCTGCCGCACCTGATGGGCAGCGAGGAGAGCGTGCGCCACCTGGTGGTGGTGGACGAGGCGCCGGAGGGCGTGGCGCGGATGGTCGTCGCGTCGCTCTCCACTCCCGCGGCCGAGCGCGAGGGGCGCGGCTACAGGCTGGACGTGGTGCGGCAGCCGCTCGCGCAGGTGCAGGCGGGCCTCCGCGAACGCATCACCAGCAAGGAGATCGACGGCTACATCCACCTGCCGGCCGACGTGGTGACGAGCAGCCAGGTGGCGTACCGTGCCCGCAACGTCTCCAACCTGGACGTGATGGGGGACATCCGCCGCGCGGCTTCGCAGGCGGTGCAGGAGACGCGGCTGCGCACCGCCGGGCTGCGGGCCAACGACGTCCGAGCGCTGCTCCGCCCCGTGGAGGTGAGCACCGCGCGCGTCACCGCGACGGGCGAGGAGGGCGGGAGCGCCATCGTCACCTTCTTCGCCGCCTACGCCATGGCGATGCTGATGTGGCTGATGGTGTTCCTGTACGGCGTCAACGTGATGCGCAGCGTGCTGGAGGAGAAGACGAACCGCATCGTCGAGGTGCTGGTCAGCTCCATGAAGGCGAGCGACCTGATGATGGGGAAGATCCTGGGCGTCGGCCTGGTGGCGCTGCTGCAGGTCGCGATCTGGGTGGTGCTGATCGCGACGGGGCTCACCATCGCGGGTCAGCGCCTCAAGAGCGGCGGCGCGGCGAGCATCATGGCCGGGCTGAAGCTGACGCCGCAGGCGGGGATCACGCTCCTCTCCTTCTTCGTGCTGGGCTTCTTTCTGTACGCCGCCGTCTTCGCGGCCATCGGCGCGGCGGTGACGACGGACCAGGAGGGGCAGCAGTTCCAGACCTTCGCCATGGTCCCGCTGATGCTCCCCGTGCTCTTCTTCCCCAAGGTCATCGGCGACCCCCTGGGGACGACGGCGACCGTGCTGGGGCTCGTCCCGTTCACCGCGCCCGTCGCCAACGCGATGCGGCTGGGGAGCACGGAGATCCCCGTCACACAGGTGATCGCGTCGCTGGTGATGCTGGCGCTGACGACGGTGCTCGTGGTGTGGATCGCGGGGAAAATCTACCGCTTCGGCATCCTCAGCACCGGCAAGAAGGCCTCGCTCGCGGACATCGGGCGCTGGATGCGAGCGGCCTAG
- a CDS encoding FeoA family protein — translation MAKKLAELGPGERGRVTSMAGDADATRRLMDMGLIRGTTVEVVRRAPLGDPIEVKLRGFMLTLRRAEAEHITVE, via the coding sequence TTGGCGAAGAAGCTGGCAGAGCTCGGCCCCGGTGAGCGGGGCCGCGTCACGTCGATGGCCGGCGACGCGGATGCGACGCGGCGGCTGATGGACATGGGGCTGATCCGCGGGACCACGGTGGAGGTGGTGCGCCGCGCCCCGCTGGGAGATCCGATCGAGGTGAAGTTGCGCGGCTTCATGCTGACCCTGCGCCGCGCCGAGGCTGAGCACATCACGGTGGAGTAG
- a CDS encoding GNAT family N-acetyltransferase — protein MRDANIVEIRDERDPLARDALQLIVEMFPPSDRQSTSALLSEVAESRMELLEGDGFHLFTALSEEGRPMGTAIGVYLRAVNAGFILYIAVRPEYRSREAARTLRRELAMAFREDARRNGRGELAWVIGEIEAESAWLRRLVRERNVIPFDFTYYHPGMSPGSGDREYILYRQPVGDAREEIPAQLVRQIIYDIFRRAYRVSYPLVHPGFAAMIAELEGRDMVGPHRRTVEWGA, from the coding sequence ATGCGTGACGCGAACATCGTGGAGATCCGCGACGAGCGCGACCCGCTCGCCCGCGATGCGCTGCAGCTGATCGTGGAGATGTTTCCGCCCAGCGACCGCCAGTCCACCAGCGCCCTCCTCTCCGAAGTCGCCGAGTCGCGGATGGAGCTGCTGGAGGGCGACGGCTTCCACCTCTTCACCGCCCTCTCCGAGGAAGGGCGGCCGATGGGTACGGCGATCGGCGTGTACCTGCGGGCGGTGAACGCGGGGTTCATCCTGTACATCGCCGTGCGCCCCGAGTACCGCTCGCGCGAGGCCGCCCGCACCCTGCGCCGCGAGCTGGCCATGGCCTTTCGCGAGGACGCCCGGCGCAACGGCCGCGGCGAGCTGGCGTGGGTGATCGGCGAGATCGAGGCGGAGAGCGCGTGGCTGCGGCGGCTGGTGCGGGAGCGCAACGTGATCCCCTTCGACTTCACCTACTACCACCCGGGGATGTCGCCCGGCTCCGGCGACCGGGAGTACATCCTCTACCGCCAGCCCGTGGGCGACGCGCGCGAGGAGATCCCCGCGCAGCTCGTGCGCCAGATCATCTACGACATCTTCCGCCGCGCGTACCGCGTCTCGTACCCCCTGGTGCACCCCGGCTTCGCGGCCATGATCGCCGAGCTGGAGGGGCGCGACATGGTCGGCCCGCACCGGCGCACCGTGGAGTGGGGCGCGTAG